The proteins below are encoded in one region of Ricinus communis isolate WT05 ecotype wild-type chromosome 6, ASM1957865v1, whole genome shotgun sequence:
- the LOC8260111 gene encoding tyrosine-specific transport system isoform X2, with translation MPCCKKILWTDQSHSTNGPLPRYMGNLHLCSIHSIALSSLSVMDIQRMPSSSSLYYKASKSANPPWPTSGHRLERTKLCFKYYKICGNRMCACIWLQQKTWPGIQRPIVTKAKKGSIELTDEEEKNPAVKVVADKKGTIAGAVALIIGTSIGSGILALPQKASPAGIIPSSVTIIVCWGFLLLEALLLIEINVGLRRKKKKRGGEGELDVISLRTMAQETLGDWGGTLATMTYVFLGYTSMIAYSSKSGELLFHLINLPEPLSGCLFTALFTMLISIGGTSATDQVNQWLTVTMIGLLIAIEVLAVVLGGWSGLEGSCDWGKVPTTVPVIIFSLVYHDLAPVLCAYLGGDLPRLRASVLLGSLVPLLGLLVWDTIALGLSAQTDQVVDPVELLMSVRWSGVSYMVEAFSLLAVGTSLIGTLLGFSEFFKEQLKDLSWHSSATQILQERNMIFVLNNWWERNKISFTAMAMVVAPTLLVSTNVPDAFSAATDIAGGYCMTMLYGVLPPAMAWAMYDREKEDTKEKVLWKAKPALVGVGIFACGIMVEQIFQYFSELHL, from the exons ATGCCTTGTTGCAAAAAGATCTTGTGGACCGACCAATCACATTCAACAAATGGTCCACTTCCAAGATATATGGGGAACTTGCATTTATGCTCCATTCATTCCATAGCTCTATCATCTCTCTCAGTAATGGATATACAGCGCATGCCTTCATCTTCTTCCTTGTATTATAAAGCCAGTAAAAGTGCCAATCCACCATGGCCAACAAGTGGTCACCGACTAGAAAGAACAAAACTTTGCTTCAAGTATTACAAAAT CTGTGGCAATCGTATGTGTGCCTGCATATGGCTGCAGCAAAAGACATGGCCTGGTATTCAAAGACCTATTGTGACAAAGGCAAAGAAAGGTTCCATAGAATTGACTGATGAGGAGGAGAAGAATCCTGCTGTTAAGGTTGTAGCTGATAAGAAAGGAACTATTGCTGGTGCTGTTGCTCTTATTATTGGTACAAGTATTGGTTCTGGGATTCTTGCTCTTCCTCAAAAAGCTTCTCCTGCT GGAATTATTCCAAGTTCAGTTACCATTATAGTGTGTTGGGGCTTTCTCTTACTTGAAGCACTATTACTTATTGAAATCAATGTGGGTTTgaggagaaagaagaagaaaagaggagGTGAAGGTGAACTAGATGTTATATCATTAAGGACTATGGCTCAAGAGACTCTAGGAGATTGGGGTGGAACTTTAGCCACTATGACCTATGTCTTCTTGGGTTATACTTCAATGATTGCCTATAGTTCTAAATCTGGGGAGCTCCTTTTCCATTTGATCAATCTTCCTGAACCACTCTCAGGCTGTTTGTTCACTGCTCTTTTCACTATGCTAATCTCCATTGGTGGCACTTCAGCCACTGATCAAGTCAACCAATGGCTCACTGTTACCATGATAG GTTTGCTGATAGCAATAGAGGTGCTAGCAGTTGTGCTTGGAGGGTGGTCAGGATTAGAAGGAAGTTGTGACTGGGGAAAAGTCCCGACTACAGTTCCTGTAATAATCTTCTCTTTGGTATATCATGATCTTGCTCCTG TTCTTTGTGCATATTTGGGTGGTGATCTGCCGCGACTGAGGGCTTCAGTTCTGCTGGGTAGCCTTGTCCCTTTACTGGGATTGCTTGTTTGGGATACAATTGCACTTGGACTTTCAGCTCAGACTGATCAAGTTGTTGATCCTGTAGAATTACTGATGAG TGTGAGATGGAGTGGGGTGTCATACATGGTAGAGGCCTTCTCACTTCTGGCAGTAGGAACATCATTAATTGGCACCCTCCTAGGCTTCTCTGAATTCTTCAAGGAGCAACTCAAGGATCTTTCATGGCATTCATCTGCTACACAAATATTACAG GAACGAAACATGATATTCGTGTTAAATAATTGGTgggaaagaaataaaattagcttCACAGCAATGGCAATGGTTGTTGCTCCAACACTGCTTGTCTCAACCAATGTTCCCGATGCCTTCTCTGCTGCTACAGATATTGCT GGAGGATACTGCATGACAATGTTGTATGGAGTTCTTCCACCAGCTATGGCATGGGCAATGTACGACAGAGAAAAGGAGGACACTAAAGAAAAAGTGTTATGGAAAGCTAAGCCTGCACTTGTTGGAGTAGGTATCTTTGCTTGTGGGATAATGGTTGAACAAATCTTTCAGTATTTCTCAGAACTACACCTCTAA
- the LOC8260111 gene encoding tyrosine-specific transport system isoform X1 — MPCCKKILWTDQSHSTNGPLPRYMGNLHLCSIHSIALSSLSVMDIQRMPSSSSLYYKASKSANPPWPTSGHRLERTKLCFKYYKICGNRMCACIWLQQKTWPGIQRPIVTKAKKGSIELTDEEEKNPAVKVVADKKGTIAGAVALIIGTSIGSGILALPQKASPAGIIPSSVTIIVCWGFLLLEALLLIEINVGLRRKKKKRGGEGELDVISLRTMAQETLGDWGGTLATMTYVFLGYTSMIAYSSKSGELLFHLINLPEPLSGCLFTALFTMLISIGGTSATDQVNQWLTVTMIGLLIAIEVLAVVLGGWSGLEGSCDWGKVPTTVPVIIFSLVYHDLAPVLCAYLGGDLPRLRASVLLGSLVPLLGLLVWDTIALGLSAQTDQVVDPVELLMSVRWSGVSYMVEAFSLLAVGTSLIGTLLGFSEFFKEQLKDLSWHSSATQILQERNMIFVLNNWWERNKISFTAMAMVVAPTLLVSTNVPDAFSAATDIAGGYCMTMLYGVLPPAMAWAMYDREKEDTKEKVLWKAKPALVGVFTRKAINWDPFPFRYRRKLQMPMMFQQTERILHVNLRSCYLVRYSHELPVIFHFPCLFCELCLAKSMLNPELLCCILLNLLNFYLFY; from the exons ATGCCTTGTTGCAAAAAGATCTTGTGGACCGACCAATCACATTCAACAAATGGTCCACTTCCAAGATATATGGGGAACTTGCATTTATGCTCCATTCATTCCATAGCTCTATCATCTCTCTCAGTAATGGATATACAGCGCATGCCTTCATCTTCTTCCTTGTATTATAAAGCCAGTAAAAGTGCCAATCCACCATGGCCAACAAGTGGTCACCGACTAGAAAGAACAAAACTTTGCTTCAAGTATTACAAAAT CTGTGGCAATCGTATGTGTGCCTGCATATGGCTGCAGCAAAAGACATGGCCTGGTATTCAAAGACCTATTGTGACAAAGGCAAAGAAAGGTTCCATAGAATTGACTGATGAGGAGGAGAAGAATCCTGCTGTTAAGGTTGTAGCTGATAAGAAAGGAACTATTGCTGGTGCTGTTGCTCTTATTATTGGTACAAGTATTGGTTCTGGGATTCTTGCTCTTCCTCAAAAAGCTTCTCCTGCT GGAATTATTCCAAGTTCAGTTACCATTATAGTGTGTTGGGGCTTTCTCTTACTTGAAGCACTATTACTTATTGAAATCAATGTGGGTTTgaggagaaagaagaagaaaagaggagGTGAAGGTGAACTAGATGTTATATCATTAAGGACTATGGCTCAAGAGACTCTAGGAGATTGGGGTGGAACTTTAGCCACTATGACCTATGTCTTCTTGGGTTATACTTCAATGATTGCCTATAGTTCTAAATCTGGGGAGCTCCTTTTCCATTTGATCAATCTTCCTGAACCACTCTCAGGCTGTTTGTTCACTGCTCTTTTCACTATGCTAATCTCCATTGGTGGCACTTCAGCCACTGATCAAGTCAACCAATGGCTCACTGTTACCATGATAG GTTTGCTGATAGCAATAGAGGTGCTAGCAGTTGTGCTTGGAGGGTGGTCAGGATTAGAAGGAAGTTGTGACTGGGGAAAAGTCCCGACTACAGTTCCTGTAATAATCTTCTCTTTGGTATATCATGATCTTGCTCCTG TTCTTTGTGCATATTTGGGTGGTGATCTGCCGCGACTGAGGGCTTCAGTTCTGCTGGGTAGCCTTGTCCCTTTACTGGGATTGCTTGTTTGGGATACAATTGCACTTGGACTTTCAGCTCAGACTGATCAAGTTGTTGATCCTGTAGAATTACTGATGAG TGTGAGATGGAGTGGGGTGTCATACATGGTAGAGGCCTTCTCACTTCTGGCAGTAGGAACATCATTAATTGGCACCCTCCTAGGCTTCTCTGAATTCTTCAAGGAGCAACTCAAGGATCTTTCATGGCATTCATCTGCTACACAAATATTACAG GAACGAAACATGATATTCGTGTTAAATAATTGGTgggaaagaaataaaattagcttCACAGCAATGGCAATGGTTGTTGCTCCAACACTGCTTGTCTCAACCAATGTTCCCGATGCCTTCTCTGCTGCTACAGATATTGCT GGAGGATACTGCATGACAATGTTGTATGGAGTTCTTCCACCAGCTATGGCATGGGCAATGTACGACAGAGAAAAGGAGGACACTAAAGAAAAAGTGTTATGGAAAGCTAAGCCTGCACTTGTTGGA GTATTTACAAGGAAAGCAATCAATTGGGATCCTTTTCCATTTCGATACAGGAGAAAACTTCAAATGCCAATGATGTTCCAACAAACTGAGAGAATCTTACATGTCAATCTGAGGTCCTGCTACCTCGTTCGTTACAGCCATGAACTGCCTGTAATATTTCACTTTCCATGCTTGTTTTGTGAATTGTGTTTGGCAAAATCCATGCTTAACCCTGAACTTCTCTGTTGTAttttattgaaccttttaaatttttatttattttattaa